In Chloroflexota bacterium, one DNA window encodes the following:
- the cadA gene encoding cadmium-translocating P-type ATPase — MTTTSVNSRHLHAEAQAELDELAALPWMMRLTAICLITTGLGWVAGSFAGVPTWLPWLLYVVAFASGGWFPLGNAWESLRQREFDVNFLMIVAAIGAAAVGQPREGAILMFLFALSNTLETYAMGRTHRAVNALLEMAPDQATLIAADGTQQVVAVADLAIGDRVLVRPGERIPVDGIVRIGASSINEAAITGESVPVDKGAGSKVFAGTLNTTGALTIEVTVAVGDTTLARIIETVAEARSQKAKAQDFTDRVIGQYYAYAVVAMTLLAIAIPLLFLDWSVKTTLYRAMALMVVASPCALVISIPAAMLSAMANAARHGMLFKGGRYLEAAAKINVVALDKTGTLTTGQLSVMQTMDLGQRPTEQWLTAAAAVEAFSEHPLAKAIVAHAQDQKLNIPTAVDFQSITGMGAQADVHGELVQVGRPRLWGEAVLSQAAKLEAQGATVIGVGTTEQAWGLIALADTIRPDAKQAIAALHAVGVERVVLLTGDNQAVAQHVAGQIGIDDVRAELLPGDKAQIIEELQQRYGPVAMVGDGVNDAPALATAQLGVAMGVAGTDVAVQSADVLLLSDDLLKLAEALRLGRRTQRIVWQNIAFAGGVIVVLIASALFGNIALPLGVVGHEGSTLLVVANGLRLLRR; from the coding sequence GCTAGCAGCGTTGCCATGGATGATGCGCCTAACCGCGATTTGTTTGATCACCACAGGTTTGGGCTGGGTGGCCGGAAGTTTTGCGGGAGTGCCAACCTGGTTGCCTTGGCTGTTGTATGTGGTAGCGTTTGCTAGCGGCGGCTGGTTTCCGCTGGGCAATGCCTGGGAAAGCCTGCGCCAACGCGAATTCGATGTTAATTTCTTGATGATTGTGGCAGCAATTGGGGCCGCAGCAGTTGGTCAGCCCCGCGAAGGCGCAATTTTGATGTTTTTATTTGCGCTTTCCAATACGCTCGAAACCTATGCCATGGGGCGAACCCATCGGGCCGTCAATGCCCTGCTGGAGATGGCTCCCGACCAAGCAACCCTGATCGCCGCTGATGGTACACAACAAGTCGTAGCCGTGGCCGATTTGGCGATTGGCGATCGGGTGTTGGTGCGGCCTGGCGAACGGATTCCGGTTGATGGGATTGTGCGGATCGGCGCTTCATCAATTAACGAAGCAGCAATTACTGGCGAATCAGTGCCAGTTGATAAAGGCGCTGGGAGCAAGGTTTTTGCTGGTACGCTTAATACCACTGGCGCTCTGACCATCGAAGTAACTGTAGCAGTTGGTGATACGACGTTGGCTCGTATTATCGAAACCGTAGCCGAAGCCCGCAGCCAAAAAGCCAAAGCCCAAGATTTTACCGATCGGGTGATTGGTCAATATTATGCCTATGCTGTGGTTGCCATGACCCTGTTGGCGATTGCGATTCCTTTGTTGTTTCTCGATTGGAGCGTTAAAACCACGCTCTACCGGGCAATGGCACTGATGGTTGTGGCCTCGCCTTGTGCCTTGGTGATTTCAATTCCGGCGGCGATGCTTTCGGCCATGGCCAATGCTGCCCGCCACGGGATGTTGTTCAAAGGTGGGCGCTATCTTGAAGCTGCCGCTAAAATTAACGTCGTGGCCTTGGATAAAACTGGTACGCTGACCACAGGCCAATTGAGCGTGATGCAAACTATGGATCTTGGTCAACGACCAACTGAACAATGGCTAACCGCAGCAGCAGCGGTCGAAGCCTTCTCAGAACATCCCTTGGCCAAAGCGATTGTCGCCCATGCTCAAGATCAGAAACTGAACATTCCAACTGCGGTTGATTTCCAATCGATCACTGGGATGGGTGCGCAAGCCGATGTGCATGGCGAATTGGTGCAAGTTGGTCGGCCCCGTTTGTGGGGCGAGGCGGTGCTATCCCAAGCTGCCAAACTTGAAGCCCAAGGCGCAACTGTGATTGGCGTTGGCACAACCGAACAAGCCTGGGGCTTAATTGCTTTGGCTGATACGATTCGGCCTGATGCCAAGCAAGCGATTGCCGCGCTGCACGCTGTGGGTGTTGAACGGGTGGTATTGTTGACTGGTGATAATCAAGCTGTTGCTCAGCATGTGGCCGGCCAAATTGGCATTGATGATGTGCGTGCTGAACTTTTGCCTGGTGATAAAGCCCAGATTATCGAAGAATTGCAACAGCGCTATGGCCCCGTTGCGATGGTTGGTGATGGCGTGAATGATGCACCAGCCTTGGCCACCGCCCAACTGGGTGTGGCAATGGGCGTTGCTGGCACTGATGTAGCTGTGCAAAGCGCCGATGTGTTGTTGCTGAGCGACGATCTGCTGAAATTGGCCGAGGCGTTACGGCTTGGCCGCCGCACCCAACGGATTGTTTGGCAAAATATTGCCTTTGCTGGCGGCGTGATTGTGGTGCTGATTGCTTCAGCCTTGTTTGGCAATATTGCCTTGCCGTTGGGCGTGGTTGGCCATGAAGGGAGCACCTTGTTGGTGGTTGCCAACGGCTTGCGCTTGCTGCGCCGCTAA
- a CDS encoding STAS domain-containing protein — translation MTSAPSTGTTSLRRQTKIVLGASLVLLVAILIFPLRILLLQSFAELETTSMQTDLDRVLNALQFEQNRLDTALVSWSTWDDTYAFIEAPDADYISNNAGDDVFATYKFNIMAFLNQQQALVYGRMAETDIFNDLPASFLPFVQQIPQLTTFSDPSQRNLGIVRFQERIVLVAARPIIDSQGQGPIRGTVIFGRYLDQQVLNDLAAVTLFPFSLEDVLNPPSDLTSSIQQLSDVNPRQIIPIDEHALRGLQQINDLQGNPALIINIIRPRTIYNQGHHALQFVVILTFLVTAVGGIVLYFLLNRVVINRVLRLSSEIKHVANNLHERVAVVGNDEVAGLATSINQTLNVLEQAQLATAAAEAERNQLQANTLAAQTEQLALQEQLIKAQEFVIAEQATPLIPFRDDMLVMPLVGAIDQARANHILGTLLQGVEQQRARIAIIDITGVAQIDGFTAEMLLKAAKAVRLLGAQLVLTGLSPEIAQSLVGFGQQLNQLTTFSSLQAGIAWSIRR, via the coding sequence ATGACATCTGCGCCATCAACTGGCACGACCTCGCTGCGTCGCCAAACCAAAATTGTGCTAGGAGCCAGCCTCGTGTTGCTGGTAGCTATCCTCATTTTTCCGCTGCGTATCTTGTTGCTCCAATCGTTTGCCGAGCTTGAAACAACCTCAATGCAAACCGACCTTGATCGGGTATTAAATGCCTTGCAGTTTGAGCAAAATCGCCTCGACACCGCCTTGGTTTCATGGTCAACCTGGGATGATACCTATGCCTTTATCGAGGCTCCCGATGCTGATTACATTAGCAACAATGCTGGCGATGATGTTTTCGCGACCTATAAATTTAATATTATGGCCTTTCTCAACCAGCAACAAGCTTTAGTATATGGTCGAATGGCCGAAACAGATATATTTAACGATTTACCAGCAAGCTTTTTGCCATTTGTACAGCAAATTCCGCAACTAACGACGTTTAGCGACCCCAGCCAACGCAACTTGGGTATTGTGCGTTTTCAAGAGCGCATTGTGTTGGTTGCTGCTCGTCCGATTATTGATAGCCAAGGCCAAGGGCCAATTCGCGGCACGGTGATTTTTGGGCGCTACCTTGATCAACAGGTGCTGAATGATTTAGCGGCGGTCACTCTCTTTCCCTTCAGCTTGGAAGATGTACTGAATCCACCAAGCGATCTGACAAGCAGCATTCAGCAATTGAGTGATGTCAATCCCCGCCAAATCATCCCAATCGATGAACATGCCTTGCGTGGCTTGCAACAAATCAACGATCTCCAAGGCAACCCAGCCCTGATTATCAACATTATTCGGCCACGCACAATCTACAACCAAGGCCATCATGCCTTGCAGTTTGTAGTGATTTTGACCTTTCTGGTAACCGCAGTTGGTGGCATTGTGTTGTACTTTTTGCTCAATCGAGTGGTCATCAACCGTGTGTTGCGCTTGAGCAGCGAAATCAAACACGTTGCCAATAATCTGCACGAACGGGTAGCGGTGGTGGGCAACGATGAGGTTGCGGGCTTGGCGACCAGCATTAATCAAACCTTGAACGTGCTCGAACAAGCGCAGCTCGCAACCGCAGCGGCTGAGGCTGAGCGCAATCAACTGCAAGCCAATACCTTGGCGGCCCAAACTGAGCAACTAGCGCTCCAAGAACAATTAATCAAAGCTCAAGAGTTTGTGATCGCCGAGCAAGCCACGCCGTTAATTCCCTTCCGCGATGATATGTTGGTGATGCCCTTGGTCGGCGCGATCGATCAGGCGCGGGCTAACCACATTTTGGGCACATTATTGCAAGGGGTTGAGCAACAACGCGCTCGGATCGCCATCATCGATATTACTGGGGTCGCCCAAATTGATGGCTTTACCGCCGAAATGTTGCTCAAGGCCGCCAAGGCTGTGCGCTTGCTCGGCGCTCAATTGGTGCTAACGGGCCTCAGCCCAGAGATTGCTCAATCGTTAGTTGGCTTCGGCCAGCAGTTGAACCAACTTACCACATTTAGCAGCTTGCAGGCAGGCATTGCTTGGAGCATTCGGCGCTAA